A genomic segment from bacterium encodes:
- a CDS encoding GNAT family N-acetyltransferase, with protein sequence MAIHIRLASVSDTDILVHNNAAMAKETENKELPRHILRDGVTNLFRQPQFGFYLLAERPDGTVVGQLMITYEWSDWRNGVFWWIQSVYVDPEFRGMGIYRKLYQYVLEQARNKKDVCGIRLYVDKSNRKAMNVYHRCGMNEAHYAMYEVDFVLG encoded by the coding sequence ATGGCCATCCATATACGCTTAGCATCTGTTTCCGACACGGATATCCTTGTTCACAATAATGCCGCCATGGCCAAAGAAACTGAAAATAAAGAATTACCGCGCCATATTTTACGCGACGGCGTAACCAATTTGTTTCGTCAGCCGCAATTTGGTTTTTATTTACTCGCCGAACGGCCCGATGGCACGGTCGTCGGACAACTCATGATCACATACGAATGGAGCGATTGGCGAAACGGAGTTTTCTGGTGGATTCAAAGCGTATACGTTGACCCGGAATTTCGCGGCATGGGTATATATCGCAAATTATACCAATATGTACTTGAGCAGGCACGCAATAAAAAAGACGTGTGCGGCATACGACTATATGTGGACAAAAGTAATCGCAAAGCCATGAATGTATATCATCGTTGTGGTATGAATGAAGCGCATTATGCAATGTATGAAGTGGATTTTGTTTTGGGTTGA
- a CDS encoding glycosyltransferase — translation MKISVIIPAYNEASIIGETLSALMKADRPSNPIEFIVVNNASTDRTAEIASSFPDVRVVTESEKGLTKARQCGNAHAQGDILIYIDADTRIPKHLLRTIEEKFIADPKLVAMSGPYKYHDWTWYGRLILWLYHWTLVPMNQLVINRILNKGSVFYGGNFAVRKKALDKIGGFDTGLEFWSEDTQIGRRMSREGRVRFFHRAYVYTSARRYYAEGFLRVLMRYIMNYFWDIIFHRPFTKGYQDVRSTPPKQTT, via the coding sequence ATGAAAATCAGTGTGATCATACCCGCCTACAACGAAGCCTCGATTATTGGTGAAACGCTTTCGGCATTGATGAAAGCCGACCGTCCATCGAACCCGATAGAGTTTATCGTTGTCAATAACGCCAGCACGGATCGTACGGCGGAGATTGCCTCTTCGTTTCCCGACGTCCGAGTTGTTACAGAATCGGAAAAAGGCCTCACCAAAGCGCGTCAGTGCGGTAACGCCCATGCGCAAGGCGATATCCTGATCTATATTGATGCGGATACGCGTATCCCCAAACATCTTTTACGAACGATCGAAGAGAAATTTATAGCCGATCCCAAACTTGTTGCGATGTCGGGTCCTTATAAGTATCACGACTGGACATGGTACGGGCGGTTGATCTTATGGCTTTATCACTGGACTTTGGTTCCGATGAACCAATTGGTAATCAATCGCATACTCAATAAAGGCAGTGTTTTTTACGGTGGTAATTTTGCCGTGAGAAAAAAGGCGCTGGATAAAATAGGCGGCTTTGATACCGGGTTGGAATTTTGGAGTGAAGATACGCAGATCGGTCGCCGTATGAGTCGGGAAGGCCGTGTTCGTTTTTTTCATCGGGCGTATGTTTATACGTCGGCACGTCGTTATTATGCGGAGGGGTTTCTTCGCGTGCTCATGCGGTATATCATGAATTATTTTTGGGATATTATTTTTCATCGCCCTTTCACCAAAGGTTATCAGGACGTACGTTCTACCCCGCCGAAGCAAACGACTTAA
- a CDS encoding CAP domain-containing protein translates to MIKKLFIFVSLCLTTTIWGQQIQYLHDEFSALPGDSLAEMEVWNQVNVERAKVKLPPLVWDKALRSAARQHSREMMALGYFSHTSPTASLKTVSDRVYRTGASDASLGENIALHSVDGGYRSIADQLMKQWMNSPGHRANILKAEFTHIGIGIASYKDSVIKDTLIRGAKTRLARYTIRHYGTQVFCERDLMMDSLFIEKRSDDFLVLDLQFQSDRSMLVAASPRVQFVNAIGNSVPIHIEIPYEPGMILTLARASNEQTKEYALFFQDTVKSVLSLTQALSPSPVLLQRKDIAIARKEKWFLRGTARLVHPTLATACHVYINKDGYYIARKRGDRIEWSIPIEADADTALYAFAVGKEIQKTITNQIYINTAVLDYPDANPAEKARSVFVKKITP, encoded by the coding sequence ATGATCAAAAAGTTATTCATATTTGTTTCATTATGCCTGACGACAACGATTTGGGGGCAACAGATCCAATATCTGCATGACGAATTTTCGGCGCTACCGGGCGACTCATTAGCCGAAATGGAAGTTTGGAACCAGGTGAATGTCGAACGCGCCAAAGTTAAACTTCCGCCTCTCGTGTGGGATAAAGCCTTGCGCTCAGCGGCCCGGCAACATTCCCGTGAAATGATGGCACTGGGTTATTTTTCTCATACTTCCCCTACCGCTTCACTAAAAACCGTATCCGACCGCGTATATCGCACGGGGGCATCGGACGCATCGCTCGGCGAAAATATTGCTTTGCATAGCGTGGATGGCGGATATCGCAGCATCGCCGATCAACTGATGAAACAGTGGATGAATAGTCCCGGCCATCGCGCTAATATATTGAAAGCGGAATTTACGCATATCGGTATCGGTATTGCTTCCTACAAAGACAGCGTGATCAAAGATACGCTGATCCGCGGCGCCAAAACGCGACTCGCGCGTTATACGATACGTCATTACGGTACGCAGGTTTTTTGCGAACGCGATCTTATGATGGATTCTTTATTTATCGAAAAGCGCAGCGATGATTTTCTCGTGTTAGATCTGCAATTTCAATCGGATCGCAGTATGCTTGTTGCGGCCAGCCCGCGCGTTCAGTTTGTCAACGCGATCGGCAACAGCGTGCCTATACATATCGAAATCCCCTATGAACCCGGTATGATTCTTACGCTAGCCCGCGCCAGTAACGAGCAAACCAAAGAATATGCTTTGTTTTTTCAGGACACCGTCAAAAGTGTCCTATCGCTCACACAGGCCCTCAGTCCGTCGCCCGTTCTTTTGCAGCGCAAAGACATCGCCATCGCCCGCAAAGAAAAATGGTTTCTTCGCGGCACCGCACGTCTAGTGCATCCTACATTAGCTACCGCATGCCATGTGTATATCAACAAAGATGGTTACTACATCGCGCGTAAACGAGGTGATCGCATCGAGTGGAGCATTCCCATCGAAGCAGATGCCGATACAGCGCTGTACGCTTTTGCGGTAGGTAAAGAGATCCAAAAAACCATAACCAACCAGATATACATCAATACGGCGGTTCTGGACTATCCCGACGCTAATCCGGCTGAAAAAGCACGATCGGTTTTTGTAAAAAAAATTACACCGTGA
- the ruvA gene encoding Holliday junction branch migration protein RuvA codes for MITFVQGLVAEKEPTRAVIDVQGIGYELFIPVSTYEKIPAVGAACKLLTYMHVREDIMQLFGFVSAEERSFFLLLISVSGIGPKSGISMMSGIAIRDFKAAVLNEDVQLLTAIPGIGKKTAQRIVVELKDKITKMGDVASTAKLTTSSANLQVADEALMALISLGYSKPVAEKAIARLLRESGDKPFALQDMIKQALRLASTGA; via the coding sequence ATGATCACATTTGTCCAAGGCCTAGTGGCCGAAAAAGAACCGACACGCGCCGTTATTGACGTACAGGGTATCGGCTACGAACTTTTTATACCCGTGAGCACCTACGAAAAAATCCCGGCCGTAGGCGCGGCTTGCAAGCTACTGACGTATATGCATGTGCGCGAAGACATCATGCAGTTGTTCGGCTTTGTAAGCGCTGAAGAGCGCTCGTTTTTTTTACTTTTGATTTCCGTCTCCGGCATCGGCCCCAAGTCCGGCATCAGTATGATGTCCGGCATCGCGATCCGTGATTTTAAAGCCGCTGTCCTCAACGAAGACGTACAATTGCTGACGGCCATTCCGGGTATCGGCAAAAAAACTGCGCAACGTATCGTCGTCGAACTCAAAGACAAAATCACCAAAATGGGCGACGTCGCATCAACCGCTAAGCTTACCACATCATCGGCCAACCTGCAGGTCGCCGATGAAGCCTTAATGGCACTGATCTCTCTCGGCTACTCCAAACCCGTCGCCGAAAAAGCTATCGCTCGCTTATTACGTGAATCCGGTGATAAACCGTTTGCTCTGCAGGATATGATCAAACAGGCTTTACGCCTCGCCTCAACAGGAGCATAA
- the radC gene encoding DNA repair protein RadC, translating into MAEPSLYHAKIKDWSSQDRPREKLEQLGAARLSSAELIAILIGSGTRNITAVDLARALEKEFSGLAALARCSTHELRRFKGIGKVKSIKLAAAFELSRRIEAQSDAKKIRVRAPEDLFKHYMPRLRDLNREIFMVVLLDSANQIIRDCTISEGTLNASLVHPREVFRAAIEYMAASIILVHNHPSGNPEPSREDIAVTEQLKEAGIIMSIPVRDHIIIAGRHYTSLAKSGYL; encoded by the coding sequence ATAGCCGAACCTTCGCTCTATCATGCCAAGATCAAAGACTGGTCTTCGCAAGACCGACCGCGGGAAAAATTAGAACAACTCGGTGCCGCACGATTGAGTTCCGCCGAATTAATAGCTATACTCATCGGCAGCGGTACGCGTAATATTACAGCCGTTGATTTGGCGCGTGCGCTCGAAAAGGAATTCTCAGGCCTTGCCGCACTGGCGCGGTGTTCGACGCACGAATTGCGCCGTTTTAAAGGCATCGGTAAAGTGAAGTCCATCAAATTGGCCGCGGCTTTCGAATTATCCCGTCGCATCGAGGCTCAAAGCGATGCTAAAAAAATCCGTGTACGTGCGCCGGAGGATTTATTCAAACATTATATGCCACGGTTACGCGATCTTAATCGGGAAATTTTTATGGTGGTATTGCTGGACAGCGCCAATCAGATCATACGTGATTGCACGATCTCCGAAGGCACACTCAATGCCAGTTTGGTACATCCCCGCGAAGTTTTTCGAGCGGCGATCGAATATATGGCGGCAAGTATTATCCTCGTACATAATCATCCCAGCGGAAATCCGGAACCGAGCCGGGAGGATATCGCGGTCACCGAACAGCTCAAAGAAGCCGGCATTATTATGAGTATCCCCGTTCGCGATCATATCATCATCGCGGGACGTCACTATACCAGTTTAGCCAAATCAGGATATCTTTAA
- a CDS encoding zinc ribbon domain-containing protein, whose translation MGNTVKFGDWISRGFDLLRKDWGTWALMGSLYFGPLVVAIIMLYASIFALPFLGKHMDPDVALPGMVMFGLLVLGIGLFMLFLLPGMYLTARKQLKGESISVSDAFSGGGHFFTVLVICLVYVFAACIGFVFCVFPAFIVGGFFYLAIPIAVYEGLGPMEAIQKSFSIAKKDWLMFTLFALVAQIIAQVGLYACYIPIVFSIGLQFTFAAVAYEDCVNPAAANDAPTFTGAVKYCTTCGKQLRSETNFCDNCGAAQV comes from the coding sequence ATGGGAAACACGGTAAAATTTGGCGATTGGATTTCGCGCGGATTTGATTTGCTGCGCAAAGACTGGGGCACGTGGGCTCTAATGGGATCTCTTTATTTCGGCCCGCTAGTCGTCGCAATCATCATGTTATATGCCAGCATTTTCGCACTCCCCTTTCTCGGAAAACACATGGATCCGGATGTGGCTTTGCCGGGTATGGTAATGTTCGGCCTTCTCGTTTTGGGAATCGGCCTTTTTATGCTTTTCCTTTTACCGGGCATGTACCTCACCGCGCGTAAACAATTAAAAGGGGAGTCCATCTCCGTATCGGATGCCTTTAGTGGTGGCGGCCATTTTTTCACAGTATTAGTTATTTGTCTTGTATATGTTTTCGCCGCGTGCATCGGATTCGTTTTTTGCGTTTTTCCGGCTTTTATCGTCGGCGGTTTTTTTTATTTGGCCATACCCATCGCTGTATACGAAGGCCTGGGGCCTATGGAAGCTATTCAAAAAAGTTTTTCCATAGCCAAAAAAGATTGGCTTATGTTTACACTCTTTGCTTTGGTTGCACAAATCATCGCACAAGTCGGTTTATATGCGTGCTATATACCGATCGTTTTTTCAATCGGCTTGCAGTTTACATTTGCCGCAGTGGCCTACGAAGATTGCGTAAATCCGGCAGCCGCCAATGATGCGCCTACCTTTACCGGCGCGGTTAAATATTGTACGACGTGCGGAAAACAACTTCGCTCGGAAACCAATTTTTGCGACAATTGCGGCGCAGCGCAGGTATAG
- a CDS encoding citrate transporter — MSETQKGGFFTAPVIIGLFVLAVIGMMSLFSSQPMFSTVESLGHSQIMFFGIPFEFTLFALTLLGVALFHHYVLQVALIGLATILTFKLGFTNFNLMNHIHHEWEILTNLLGLLLGFALLAKHFEESKIPEILPRYLPSGWMGGFVLLFIVMILSSFLDNIAAAMIGGTIAMVVFKGNVHIGFLAAIVAASNAGGAGSVVGDTTTTMMWIDGVNALDVTHAFVGAIASFLVFGFIAAKQQHKFQPIVAAHAEDIAIDWGKILVVFLILVGAITTNFMLDFPAVGVWIAILIGATFRKTAWHELPGALKGSIFLLSLVMCASMMPVEELPPASWETAFSLGFVSAVFDNIPLTKLALTQGGYDWGILAFTVGFGGSMIWFGSSAGVALTNMFPKGKSVVFWIKDGWHVAVAYIIGFFIMLYMVGWHPHAPHKEGKETKPHAQVIEQAPAGSCCMPGAGGTSSH, encoded by the coding sequence ATGAGTGAAACACAAAAAGGCGGTTTTTTTACCGCGCCGGTTATTATCGGTCTTTTTGTTTTGGCCGTGATCGGCATGATGTCGCTGTTTTCCAGTCAACCCATGTTTTCCACGGTTGAATCCCTTGGTCACAGTCAAATTATGTTTTTCGGTATTCCTTTCGAATTTACCCTTTTTGCTTTGACGCTGCTTGGTGTGGCGCTTTTTCACCATTATGTTTTGCAAGTTGCGCTTATTGGCTTGGCTACCATCTTAACTTTCAAATTAGGATTTACCAATTTTAATTTAATGAATCATATCCATCACGAATGGGAAATCCTTACCAATCTGCTCGGGTTGTTGCTTGGTTTTGCACTTTTGGCAAAACACTTTGAAGAATCCAAAATCCCCGAAATTCTTCCCAGATATCTGCCATCCGGCTGGATGGGCGGTTTTGTGTTACTGTTTATCGTTATGATTCTCTCATCGTTCTTGGATAATATCGCCGCGGCAATGATCGGCGGTACCATTGCGATGGTCGTTTTCAAAGGCAATGTGCATATCGGATTTCTTGCGGCGATCGTTGCTGCAAGCAATGCCGGAGGTGCCGGCTCTGTCGTCGGCGATACAACGACAACGATGATGTGGATAGACGGTGTAAACGCATTGGATGTCACACACGCTTTTGTTGGCGCGATCGCGTCATTCTTAGTATTTGGTTTTATCGCCGCCAAACAACAACATAAATTTCAACCTATCGTCGCGGCCCATGCCGAAGATATCGCCATTGACTGGGGGAAAATTTTAGTTGTCTTCCTTATCCTCGTCGGTGCGATTACAACCAACTTTATGTTGGATTTCCCCGCCGTCGGCGTATGGATCGCGATTTTAATTGGCGCGACATTTCGCAAAACTGCATGGCATGAATTGCCCGGTGCTTTGAAAGGTAGTATTTTCCTATTATCCTTGGTGATGTGCGCTTCGATGATGCCCGTCGAGGAACTGCCTCCGGCTTCCTGGGAAACAGCCTTCAGCCTTGGTTTTGTTTCTGCTGTATTTGATAATATTCCGCTGACCAAATTGGCTCTGACACAAGGCGGCTACGATTGGGGTATTTTGGCATTTACAGTAGGTTTCGGCGGTTCCATGATTTGGTTCGGATCGTCGGCCGGCGTCGCATTGACCAATATGTTCCCCAAAGGCAAATCCGTAGTATTTTGGATAAAAGACGGCTGGCACGTTGCCGTAGCCTATATCATCGGCTTTTTTATAATGCTGTATATGGTCGGATGGCATCCGCACGCACCGCATAAGGAAGGCAAAGAGACCAAACCCCACGCCCAAGTGATCGAACAAGCGCCAGCCGGGTCTTGCTGTATGCCCGGTGCCGGCGGCACTTCATCGCACTGA
- a CDS encoding gamma carbonic anhydrase family protein, translated as MQFDFESFFLELTAAESTSQPPFKHCVHRGIVEPIHKPFRLSDLKPPEIHDSVFIANTASVIGGVKIGENCGIWFGAVLRCDMDPIIIGKNCNIQDNAVVHVDDHFPAIIEDNVSIGHSAIVHGATIRKNCIIGMHATILNGAEVGENCIVAAGAIVMQNQIIPPNSVVMGVPAKVKKTADEQTLAMIRRNWEVYCEFAAEYRKSKYHKDKSLL; from the coding sequence ATGCAATTTGACTTTGAATCTTTTTTTTTAGAACTTACCGCCGCTGAATCAACATCCCAACCACCGTTTAAACATTGTGTACACCGAGGCATCGTGGAACCCATCCATAAACCTTTTCGTTTGTCTGATCTTAAACCGCCTGAAATTCACGACAGCGTTTTTATCGCCAATACCGCTTCTGTCATCGGCGGCGTAAAAATCGGCGAAAATTGCGGCATCTGGTTTGGCGCCGTTTTACGTTGCGACATGGACCCCATCATTATCGGAAAAAACTGCAATATACAGGATAACGCCGTCGTGCATGTGGACGATCATTTTCCCGCCATTATCGAAGATAACGTCTCCATAGGTCACAGCGCCATCGTGCACGGCGCAACCATTCGCAAAAACTGCATCATCGGCATGCATGCCACGATACTCAACGGTGCCGAAGTCGGTGAAAACTGCATCGTCGCGGCGGGTGCGATCGTCATGCAAAATCAGATTATTCCGCCCAACTCGGTTGTCATGGGTGTGCCTGCCAAAGTCAAAAAAACAGCCGATGAACAAACATTGGCGATGATACGCCGCAATTGGGAAGTATATTGTGAATTTGCCGCCGAGTATCGCAAATCCAAATACCATAAAGACAAATCGTTATTGTAA
- the cdd gene encoding cytidine deaminase, giving the protein MNEREEIEALIQEAIHARSFAVAPYSKFQVGALVVMKSGKRFTGCNVEVSSYGLTICAERTAIFKSLSEGERDVHTVVVVADTTGPCFPCGACRQVLSDFAPNARIICSNIHGVYSVFSMKELLPHAFDANDLHP; this is encoded by the coding sequence ATGAATGAGCGTGAAGAAATAGAAGCGCTGATCCAAGAAGCGATCCATGCGCGATCATTTGCCGTAGCGCCATATTCCAAATTCCAGGTCGGCGCTTTGGTTGTGATGAAGTCCGGCAAACGATTCACCGGATGTAATGTCGAAGTGAGTTCTTACGGTCTCACGATCTGTGCCGAACGTACGGCGATTTTCAAGTCGCTTTCAGAAGGCGAACGAGATGTACATACCGTCGTGGTTGTTGCCGATACGACCGGGCCGTGTTTTCCTTGCGGGGCGTGCCGACAGGTGCTTTCCGATTTTGCACCCAATGCGCGGATAATTTGCAGTAATATCCATGGCGTGTATTCCGTTTTCAGCATGAAAGAACTTTTGCCTCACGCTTTTGATGCAAACGATCTCCACCCGTAA
- a CDS encoding mechanosensitive ion channel family protein, with protein sequence MAEWFGVFQVEDPVWRHLIQAGVIIVGGYVLAKLLYRLVHLIGYKISAKTETDLDDKIVAIFEKSVQRIVNTTALYFAINRLEPLFQGTWLNYVDGAFFVVMVILATILLTNVTKTIIEWYVATIAVRTESPVDEEILPLIRRLLNMLLYSIALMICLDHFHIDIKALVVSLGVGSFAIAFAAQETLSNMIAGFVIMVDRPFRVGDRIRITAGNITGDIVKVGLRSTQILDFDYNIVTVPNAQIVKSDIINFAYPDPTMRLRIEVGIAYGSDIEKAKKILLEVLQSDERILKEPLPEVAVIGFGDSAVQLVAIGRVRHYKEHFETGDTVRDRIHSSFARNGIEIPYPHRVIIARTDQNAKNG encoded by the coding sequence ATGGCAGAATGGTTTGGTGTATTTCAGGTCGAAGATCCGGTATGGCGGCATTTGATCCAAGCCGGGGTGATAATTGTCGGCGGGTACGTATTGGCTAAACTTTTGTATCGCTTGGTACACCTGATCGGATACAAAATTTCTGCTAAAACAGAAACGGATCTCGACGATAAAATCGTTGCCATATTTGAAAAATCCGTGCAACGAATCGTCAATACGACGGCGCTTTATTTTGCTATCAATCGGTTGGAGCCTTTATTTCAAGGTACGTGGCTCAACTATGTGGATGGCGCTTTTTTTGTTGTGATGGTCATCCTCGCGACCATACTCCTGACCAACGTAACGAAAACAATCATCGAATGGTATGTGGCTACCATCGCGGTGAGGACAGAGAGTCCGGTGGATGAAGAAATACTTCCGCTGATTCGTCGTCTTCTTAATATGTTGCTTTATTCTATCGCACTGATGATCTGTCTTGATCATTTTCACATTGATATCAAAGCACTCGTCGTGTCGCTTGGTGTGGGTTCGTTTGCCATCGCGTTTGCGGCGCAGGAAACGTTGTCTAATATGATTGCAGGTTTTGTGATCATGGTGGATCGCCCGTTTCGCGTGGGGGATCGTATTCGTATTACGGCCGGCAATATCACCGGTGATATCGTCAAAGTCGGTCTTCGCAGCACACAGATTCTTGATTTTGATTACAATATAGTCACGGTGCCCAACGCGCAGATCGTCAAATCGGATATTATCAATTTTGCCTATCCGGATCCAACGATGCGGTTGCGTATCGAAGTGGGCATAGCCTATGGTAGCGACATCGAAAAGGCGAAAAAAATATTGCTGGAGGTATTGCAGAGTGATGAACGCATTCTCAAAGAACCGTTGCCTGAAGTGGCTGTGATAGGTTTTGGCGATTCGGCTGTGCAGCTGGTGGCGATCGGACGCGTTCGGCATTATAAAGAGCATTTCGAGACCGGCGATACGGTTCGGGACCGGATCCATTCATCATTTGCCCGCAACGGCATCGAGATACCTTATCCGCATCGGGTGATTATTGCCCGTACCGATCAAAACGCAAAAAACGGCTGA